One stretch of Muribaculum intestinale DNA includes these proteins:
- a CDS encoding primase-helicase family protein → MLTLSDIIKLLPAHVDETTHNDVASDEETEVVDVEYSDIPVEHNDLLNPDDSECPYIRVGTDYYREVNRPQANGTTCKCLVYWRASTIKADFGKDYLNDVPKYDCFCTVPSHTDYRKIIGNAYNLYEPISHQPMTVDWSAIDGLLHHIFEEHYEYGLDYIQLLYQMPLQKLPILILVSEQRNTGKTTFLNLLKAIFQDNATFNTNEDFRSKFNSDWAGKLLIMVDEVLLSRREDSERLKNLSTATSYKMESKGKDRNEMVFFGKFVLCSNNEHFPIVIDREEVRYWVRKVNSLETDDPFFMKKLVAQIPAFLHFLMQRELSVQCENRMWFSPERLRTAALNRIVISNRSKIEFEVAELLMDIMDSTGESSVSFVVNDIANLLTYRNVRADTSEIRRLLQIYWRLKPVSNLLTYRTYSVGMYPAKYTAKTAVGRYYTVTKDFILNLSLF, encoded by the coding sequence ATGTTGACGCTCTCAGACATCATCAAGTTGCTTCCGGCTCATGTTGATGAAACCACTCACAATGATGTGGCATCAGATGAAGAAACCGAGGTGGTGGATGTCGAGTATTCTGACATTCCAGTGGAGCATAATGACCTGTTGAACCCAGATGACAGCGAGTGCCCCTATATCCGGGTCGGTACGGATTATTACCGTGAAGTCAATCGACCGCAGGCGAACGGAACCACTTGTAAGTGTCTTGTCTATTGGAGGGCTTCGACAATCAAGGCTGACTTCGGAAAGGACTATCTGAATGATGTGCCGAAGTATGACTGCTTCTGTACCGTTCCGAGCCATACCGACTACCGCAAGATAATCGGCAACGCCTACAATCTCTATGAGCCAATCTCCCATCAGCCGATGACGGTAGACTGGAGCGCGATTGACGGCTTGCTTCACCACATCTTCGAGGAGCATTACGAGTATGGTCTTGACTATATCCAGTTGCTGTATCAGATGCCTCTTCAAAAACTCCCGATACTGATATTGGTGTCGGAGCAACGCAACACCGGCAAAACAACTTTCCTCAATCTGCTAAAGGCAATCTTTCAGGACAACGCGACTTTCAATACCAACGAGGACTTCCGCAGCAAGTTCAATTCCGACTGGGCCGGGAAGCTACTTATCATGGTTGATGAAGTCTTACTCTCTCGGCGTGAGGATTCCGAGCGACTGAAGAATCTCAGTACGGCAACATCCTACAAGATGGAGTCAAAAGGCAAAGACCGCAACGAGATGGTTTTCTTCGGAAAGTTCGTCCTGTGTTCCAACAACGAGCATTTCCCCATTGTAATCGACCGTGAGGAAGTTCGCTACTGGGTACGCAAGGTTAATTCTCTGGAAACTGACGACCCGTTCTTCATGAAGAAACTTGTGGCACAGATTCCGGCGTTTCTCCACTTCCTTATGCAAAGAGAACTATCGGTACAATGCGAAAACCGAATGTGGTTCAGTCCGGAAAGACTGCGCACCGCAGCCCTCAACCGTATAGTGATTTCCAACCGCTCCAAGATTGAGTTTGAGGTTGCCGAACTGCTGATGGACATCATGGACAGTACCGGCGAATCATCGGTGTCATTCGTTGTGAACGACATCGCCAACTTACTCACCTACCGTAATGTCCGTGCCGACACAAGCGAGATACGCCGTCTCTTGCAAATCTACTGGCGCCTCAAGCCGGTATCGAACTTACTTACCTATCGCACCTATTCAGTCGGCATGTACCCTGCGAAGTACACCGCCAAGACCGCTGTCGGCAGATACTACACCGTTACCAAAGATTTTATTCTGAATTTGTCTTTATTTTGA
- a CDS encoding helix-turn-helix domain-containing protein, producing the protein MPKSSNTITTAEDMLKRILHLLEESQERSTSGNGTSDECRIYTNKELMKLLGVESRYLKNLRDNGYLSYSRHGDKFWYTQNDVDTFLQRFKYEAFACGGGAIC; encoded by the coding sequence ATGCCAAAATCAAGTAACACAATCACCACAGCGGAGGATATGCTCAAAAGAATCCTCCATCTGCTTGAGGAATCGCAGGAACGAAGCACCTCAGGCAATGGCACTTCAGACGAGTGCCGCATCTACACCAACAAGGAGCTGATGAAACTGCTCGGTGTGGAGAGCCGCTATCTCAAAAACCTCAGGGATAATGGTTATCTCTCCTATTCCCGACACGGGGATAAGTTCTGGTATACACAGAATGATGTTGACACATTTCTACAACGCTTCAAGTATGAAGCATTTGCCTGTGGAGGCGGTGCAATATGTTGA
- a CDS encoding putative transporter, protein MNWFESLFFEQSALQAVCVISVIIAIGLGLGKLRICGISLGVTFVFFTGIMAGHFGLAIDPAILKYAEDFGLMLFVYELGLKVGPGFFSSFRTGGLKLNMLGLGLVLAGTATAIALSYILAIPMTDMVGILSGATTNTPSLGAAQQAINQLGLPAEGAALSCAVTYPLGVVGVIIAFALVRKFVARKSDYEPHHQGESDNTYVAEFHVTNPGIGGLTLRDIHKLVTTNFVISRIWHGDDVSIPGPDDTLSIGDRVLVITTEDEVARLTIFFGEKSERNWNKPDINWDTLDKNLVSRTITISKPQLNGRRLDSLKLRKHYAVNISRVSRSGIRLLARPNLILQLGDRLTIVGTPEAINKVGALVGNSVTDLKDPNLAAIFIGMVLSLIAGSIPITIPGISVPIKLGLAGGPIVVGILIGRFGPHFHMVTYTTRSANLMLRGIGLSLFLACLGLDAGGKFLDTIMRADGLIWIAAGFIITLLPSLVMTILSMRLWHLDFGSAAGMVSGAMANPMSLTYANEITPGDDAPVAYATTYPLSMFARVVIVQLLIICFV, encoded by the coding sequence GTGAATTGGTTTGAAAGTTTATTTTTTGAGCAATCGGCTCTTCAGGCTGTATGCGTAATCTCAGTCATAATAGCTATCGGGCTGGGATTAGGCAAGTTGCGTATTTGCGGTATATCGCTTGGCGTGACATTCGTGTTCTTCACCGGAATCATGGCGGGACACTTCGGTCTGGCTATCGATCCGGCCATACTGAAATATGCCGAAGATTTCGGACTGATGCTGTTTGTCTACGAACTCGGTCTCAAGGTAGGCCCCGGTTTCTTCAGCTCCTTCCGCACAGGCGGACTGAAGCTCAACATGCTTGGGCTCGGACTTGTGTTAGCCGGTACAGCCACCGCCATAGCCCTGAGCTACATACTGGCCATCCCGATGACCGACATGGTGGGCATACTCAGCGGAGCCACGACCAACACTCCGTCGCTCGGAGCTGCCCAGCAGGCTATCAATCAGCTCGGCCTACCTGCCGAGGGGGCCGCCCTCAGCTGCGCCGTGACATATCCGCTTGGAGTAGTGGGTGTAATCATAGCATTCGCCCTGGTAAGGAAATTCGTAGCACGCAAATCGGATTACGAGCCACACCACCAGGGTGAGTCTGACAATACGTATGTGGCCGAGTTTCATGTGACAAATCCGGGCATAGGCGGCCTCACACTGCGCGACATACACAAGCTCGTAACTACCAACTTCGTAATATCACGCATATGGCACGGCGACGACGTGTCGATTCCCGGGCCCGACGACACCCTATCCATCGGCGACCGAGTGCTCGTAATCACCACCGAAGACGAAGTGGCGCGCCTAACAATCTTCTTCGGAGAGAAAAGCGAGCGCAACTGGAACAAACCTGACATAAACTGGGACACACTCGACAAGAATCTTGTGTCGCGCACCATCACCATAAGCAAGCCTCAGCTCAACGGCCGAAGGCTCGACTCTCTGAAACTCAGAAAACACTATGCCGTGAACATCTCGCGTGTGTCGCGCTCGGGCATACGGCTGCTGGCGCGTCCCAATCTGATATTGCAGCTCGGCGACAGGCTTACAATCGTAGGTACACCCGAGGCCATCAACAAGGTGGGAGCTCTTGTCGGCAATTCAGTTACCGACCTGAAAGACCCCAATCTGGCGGCTATATTCATCGGCATGGTGCTGTCGCTCATAGCAGGCTCAATACCCATCACCATTCCCGGCATATCAGTTCCCATAAAGCTCGGTCTGGCCGGAGGCCCAATCGTGGTGGGAATACTCATCGGACGGTTCGGACCCCACTTTCACATGGTGACGTATACCACACGCAGTGCCAACCTCATGTTGCGCGGCATCGGACTATCGCTCTTCCTGGCATGTCTGGGACTTGACGCCGGCGGCAAATTCCTCGACACAATCATGCGTGCCGACGGGCTTATATGGATTGCGGCCGGATTTATCATCACCCTGCTCCCCTCTCTTGTCATGACCATCCTGTCGATGCGTCTGTGGCATCTCGACTTCGGCTCTGCAGCAGGCATGGTGAGCGGAGCGATGGCCAACCCGATGTCGCTTACCTACGCCAACGAAATCACCCCGGGCGACGATGCTCCTGTAGCCTACGCCACCACATATCCTCTGTCGATGTTCGCACGCGTGGTAATCGTACAGCTGCTGATTATCTGTTTTGTCTGA
- a CDS encoding PepSY-like domain-containing protein: protein MKLSYSIPAFLFTMAAIAVAMPSCDSNEHNDPYTPSRVDAAFNDALKEQFPDAQNVKWERNSEYRVAEFNKNGVGYDVWFDKTTAWAMTEMDYGKDIFLVPDNAVTAAFPKGEYGIWTIDDITHYKQKASEFYVFEVEKTGSADMDVFYTTDGTMIKAIPSDTAPDILPTTSIL, encoded by the coding sequence ATGAAACTTTCATATTCGATACCGGCATTTCTATTTACAATGGCTGCCATAGCCGTTGCAATGCCATCATGCGACAGCAACGAACACAACGATCCCTACACCCCGTCGCGTGTCGATGCCGCTTTCAACGACGCTCTCAAAGAGCAGTTTCCCGACGCACAGAATGTGAAATGGGAAAGAAACAGCGAATACCGCGTAGCCGAATTCAATAAAAATGGAGTCGGTTACGATGTATGGTTCGACAAGACTACCGCATGGGCCATGACCGAAATGGATTATGGCAAGGATATCTTCCTGGTTCCTGACAATGCCGTCACGGCCGCATTCCCAAAAGGCGAATATGGCATCTGGACTATCGACGACATTACCCATTACAAACAGAAAGCATCTGAATTCTATGTTTTTGAAGTAGAGAAGACGGGAAGTGCCGACATGGATGTATTCTACACCACCGACGGCACCATGATAAAGGCAATCCCTTCGGATACCGCACCCGACATCCTGCCCACAACGTCCATACTCTGA
- a CDS encoding phosphoribosylglycinamide formyltransferase yields MEKGYTTKRFAIFASGDGSNAENIVRYFRDNCCDAEVCLIVCNNRTAGVIGRAARLGIDVRVMSRDDINDSSRLLPLMEEHGIDVVVLAGFLLMVPEFLINRYRGRIINIHPSLLPRFGGRGMYGRYVHEAVIASGESRTGITIHHVSEKYDEGRIIFQASTEVAPDDTAEDVAAKVRILETLYFPRVLAETFL; encoded by the coding sequence ATGGAAAAAGGATACACAACGAAACGTTTCGCGATATTTGCCTCGGGCGACGGGAGCAATGCGGAGAATATCGTAAGATATTTCCGCGACAACTGTTGTGACGCCGAGGTGTGTCTTATAGTGTGCAATAATCGGACTGCAGGCGTAATAGGCCGGGCCGCCAGGCTTGGCATCGATGTGAGGGTGATGTCGCGGGATGATATCAATGACTCATCGCGTCTGCTTCCGCTTATGGAGGAGCACGGGATTGATGTGGTTGTGCTTGCCGGGTTTCTGCTCATGGTTCCGGAATTTCTCATAAATCGCTATCGCGGAAGAATCATCAATATACACCCGTCGCTTCTGCCAAGATTCGGCGGACGTGGCATGTATGGAAGGTATGTACACGAGGCTGTGATTGCTTCCGGGGAGTCGCGCACGGGCATAACCATACATCATGTCAGCGAGAAGTATGACGAGGGGCGTATCATATTTCAGGCCTCTACCGAGGTGGCGCCTGACGATACGGCCGAAGATGTCGCGGCTAAGGTAAGGATTCTTGAGACGCTGTATTTTCCGCGTGTGCTTGCCGAGACATTTCTTTAG
- a CDS encoding mechanosensitive ion channel family protein yields the protein MSDSIKEIVGTIAPETLHPHLASVLLLSGIAIVAMIAYFVTKGVLMMFEKVILRSPTDWDDDMLNPRLMRAVSQLAPALVVSWLLPQTFADSPASVKWIDVVTSLYILWAIVRIVVIIIDNLYKALLRRDNLKAYAITGIFQMFKLIMIGIGVIIAVSILIGKTPIAILTALGASAAVLSLVFKDTILGLVAGIQLTANKMLQRGDWIAMPNRDLNGEVIDVSLTTVKVRNWDNSVTTVPPYSLITDSFRNYRPMQISGGRRVDRSIYIDINTVRLVSDDELSRLCEDGLVPDDNGDDVRNRRGGNVNLRLLRDYLEWYLRTHPEVNADMTLMVRQMAPTQSGLPVQLYFFIRETAWVKYEHIQADIFDYVYAVVRKFGLAIFQTPSGTDISGRGLL from the coding sequence ATGTCCGATAGTATCAAGGAAATCGTCGGGACTATAGCTCCCGAAACTCTTCATCCGCATCTTGCGTCCGTGTTGCTGCTCAGTGGTATAGCGATTGTGGCAATGATTGCTTATTTTGTGACCAAGGGAGTGCTGATGATGTTTGAGAAGGTGATTTTGCGCAGTCCTACCGACTGGGATGATGATATGCTCAATCCACGCCTGATGAGAGCCGTATCGCAGCTTGCTCCGGCCCTTGTGGTGTCGTGGCTGTTGCCTCAGACATTTGCCGACTCGCCCGCGTCGGTCAAATGGATTGATGTGGTCACTTCGCTGTATATTCTATGGGCGATAGTGAGGATTGTCGTGATTATAATAGACAATCTTTATAAGGCCCTTCTCAGGAGAGACAATCTGAAGGCATACGCCATAACCGGTATATTTCAGATGTTCAAGTTGATAATGATTGGTATCGGTGTAATAATAGCTGTGAGCATACTTATCGGAAAGACTCCTATTGCGATACTTACTGCTCTGGGCGCTTCGGCGGCGGTGCTGTCGCTGGTGTTTAAAGACACAATACTCGGACTTGTGGCAGGCATTCAACTTACTGCCAACAAGATGTTGCAGCGTGGCGACTGGATTGCAATGCCCAACCGTGATCTCAACGGCGAGGTAATCGATGTGTCGCTTACTACAGTCAAGGTGCGCAACTGGGACAATTCGGTCACTACCGTACCTCCATATTCGCTTATCACGGACTCTTTTCGCAATTATCGTCCGATGCAGATTTCCGGAGGGCGCCGTGTCGACCGTTCGATATATATCGATATAAATACGGTGAGGCTGGTCTCGGATGATGAGCTTAGCCGTCTTTGCGAGGATGGCTTGGTTCCGGATGATAATGGCGATGATGTAAGAAATCGTCGTGGCGGGAATGTCAATCTCAGATTGTTGCGGGACTATCTGGAGTGGTATCTGCGGACGCATCCTGAAGTGAACGCGGATATGACTCTTATGGTAAGGCAGATGGCACCAACTCAGTCGGGGCTTCCGGTGCAGTTGTACTTCTTTATTCGCGAGACGGCGTGGGTGAAGTATGAGCATATACAGGCCGATATATTCGATTATGTATATGCTGTGGTGCGCAAGTTCGGTCTGGCCATCTTTCAGACACCGTCAGGGACCGATATTTCCGGGCGCGGATTGCTATAG
- the istB gene encoding IS21-like element helper ATPase IstB, with product MTDIHETDRDGLRELIRSCAFDLKLPLVRRDIDLLIQQSADEQWNLWRFTAELLRREKENRSENQRRHRIKNAGFPQLRYLNEIDTDALPADARKALPTLETLDFIKNGRNLILYGNPGTGKTHLATALGIAACNAGHSVLFTSVPRLLTQIRECRNALTLRSLENKFERYDMVICDEFGYVSCDKAGAEMLFNHLSLRTDKKTTVVTTNLAFNRWNEIIDDKVLVTAMVDRLTHKAILLNMTGKSYRMKETQEMMTQQI from the coding sequence ATGACAGACATACATGAAACAGACCGTGACGGACTTCGGGAGCTCATTCGCTCATGCGCTTTCGACCTTAAACTCCCGCTTGTGCGGCGCGACATCGACCTGCTTATACAGCAGAGCGCCGACGAACAATGGAACCTATGGCGGTTTACAGCCGAACTGCTCCGGCGCGAAAAAGAGAACCGCTCTGAAAACCAGCGCCGTCACCGCATCAAAAACGCAGGGTTCCCGCAACTTCGCTATCTTAACGAAATCGACACCGACGCTCTGCCCGCCGATGCCCGGAAAGCGCTCCCGACACTCGAGACACTCGACTTCATCAAAAACGGACGCAACCTCATTCTATACGGCAATCCCGGAACAGGCAAGACTCATCTGGCGACAGCTCTCGGTATCGCCGCATGTAATGCCGGACACTCGGTGCTGTTCACATCCGTGCCAAGACTGCTCACGCAGATACGCGAGTGCCGCAACGCTTTGACACTCCGGTCGCTGGAAAACAAGTTCGAGAGATACGACATGGTCATCTGTGATGAGTTCGGATACGTCTCCTGCGACAAGGCCGGCGCAGAGATGCTCTTTAACCATCTCTCCCTCCGCACCGACAAGAAGACGACCGTCGTCACAACCAATCTCGCCTTCAACCGCTGGAACGAGATTATTGACGACAAAGTACTGGTCACCGCAATGGTAGACCGCCTGACCCACAAGGCTATACTGCTTAACATGACAGGCAAATCATACCGCATGAAAGAAACTCAGGAAATGATGACTCAACAAATATAA
- a CDS encoding ORF6N domain-containing protein yields the protein MLDTGNFNKAVKRNIERFPDDFMFQLNDEEYSNLKFQIGIASSYGGRRTNPYVFTEQGVAMLSSVLRSEAAIRVNISIMRAFVMVRQALMQPSNEFKQLRKSVNQLKEYIEEILADQNDINEETQAQLDAISESLAELQMKKSTPRKRIGFQPSDDSTEL from the coding sequence ATGTTAGATACAGGTAATTTTAATAAAGCAGTCAAGCGTAATATAGAGCGTTTCCCTGATGATTTCATGTTCCAACTGAATGATGAGGAGTATTCAAACTTGAAATTCCAAATTGGAATAGCAAGTTCCTATGGCGGTCGTCGCACAAACCCGTATGTATTCACCGAACAAGGTGTTGCGATGTTGTCAAGTGTATTGAGAAGCGAAGCTGCAATACGAGTAAACATCAGCATAATGAGAGCCTTTGTCATGGTGCGTCAAGCATTGATGCAGCCTTCGAATGAATTCAAGCAGCTGCGCAAGAGTGTAAATCAGCTGAAGGAATATATAGAGGAGATTCTGGCTGACCAGAATGATATCAACGAAGAAACCCAGGCCCAGCTCGATGCTATTTCGGAATCGCTCGCTGAATTACAAATGAAGAAATCTACTCCCCGAAAGAGAATCGGTTTCCAGCCATCTGATGATTCCACCGAATTATAA
- a CDS encoding serine hydrolase domain-containing protein, protein MYRIFAVIQRVALAVGIAVSVYSCNSSDKMSDSGLPVCAVTADLDSLFQRIFPDADGPGGIAIVMHHDTIIYRHAFGVADLQTMVPVTDSTLFNLSSASKIFTSAALLKLCERGMISLDDSLSRFFPEFECDVFDKITIRHILTHSSGLPDLRPRNQAEWNKYKSAHGSVFALGEDYARYGTGTEFMHSFQNMKTAEFVPGTHCDSQDAAYILVAPLIERVTRVDFDDWMSENIFRPAGMREAFYYTYDGGLPATAHAYRPARRDTSPLVFRSDDGKWEEYDLGEVPYFLTRADRGVYGSARDFMQWNRALYSGKIISDSSLAAMNTPYVATEIPMVSFGLGGAVRREPGFPDKSYHMNTNGGYAIVEGSWPQEKLHYIVFANRADWNQRDVTYEIDSIFRAKNFLR, encoded by the coding sequence ATGTACAGGATTTTTGCGGTTATTCAGCGTGTAGCGCTTGCTGTCGGTATTGCGGTATCAGTATATTCATGCAATTCATCCGATAAAATGTCGGATAGCGGTTTGCCTGTCTGTGCTGTGACTGCCGATTTAGACTCGCTGTTTCAGAGGATATTCCCGGATGCCGACGGCCCGGGCGGCATAGCGATAGTGATGCATCACGACACTATAATATACAGACATGCATTCGGAGTGGCCGACCTGCAGACCATGGTTCCTGTTACCGACAGCACGCTGTTCAATCTGTCGTCGGCTTCAAAGATATTTACTTCGGCCGCTCTTCTGAAACTGTGCGAGCGTGGTATGATTTCGTTGGATGATAGTCTGTCGAGGTTTTTTCCGGAATTCGAGTGCGATGTTTTCGACAAGATAACCATACGGCATATTCTTACACATAGTTCGGGGTTGCCCGACCTGCGTCCGCGCAATCAGGCGGAGTGGAATAAATATAAAAGTGCTCATGGTTCTGTATTTGCCCTTGGCGAGGATTATGCCCGTTACGGTACCGGTACGGAATTCATGCATTCGTTTCAGAATATGAAGACGGCGGAGTTTGTGCCCGGGACTCACTGTGACAGTCAGGATGCGGCATATATTCTTGTGGCACCGTTGATAGAGCGTGTCACCAGGGTTGATTTCGACGACTGGATGTCTGAGAATATTTTCCGTCCCGCCGGCATGCGCGAGGCATTCTATTATACATACGACGGAGGGTTGCCAGCTACGGCACATGCTTACCGTCCTGCCAGGCGCGACACTTCTCCGCTTGTTTTTCGCAGTGATGACGGTAAATGGGAGGAGTATGACCTGGGAGAGGTGCCTTACTTCCTTACCCGTGCCGACAGAGGTGTATATGGTTCGGCCCGTGACTTTATGCAATGGAACAGGGCATTGTATTCCGGAAAAATTATATCGGATTCGTCGCTCGCCGCTATGAATACTCCGTATGTGGCCACGGAGATTCCGATGGTGTCGTTCGGTCTCGGAGGCGCGGTACGCCGTGAGCCGGGATTTCCCGACAAGAGCTATCATATGAATACCAATGGCGGATATGCTATAGTGGAAGGCTCATGGCCGCAAGAGAAATTGCACTATATCGTGTTTGCCAACCGTGCCGACTGGAATCAGCGGGATGTTACTTATGAGATAGACAGCATATTCCGAGCTAAAAATTTTCTGCGATGA
- the mobV gene encoding MobV family relaxase → MSSPKQMMDFKPVKSVDANVGNEHQRDWSDELFERKAKNPDHNYDRSRTALNFQVGPGGVITTVDKSHRIGDRVEEIIKKHLRPDARVTAVSNHAVMVVFGGNRERMREMAFGSQALNEYEETNGHLVRQPEIERWAKDIYGFVCCEFGEENVASFIVHLDETGPHAHCVFVPLTADGRLCSKEVLGGKNKIEARQHMRDLHTRLAEVNRKYGLDCGDDIQVTGARHRSTAEYNRDLHRENAQLETLISDKSGQLGQLEEQIKKAETRVKGLTTMIAHLERLEVELNDEIAQLESDIENGAGSVSELRCRIASLESQLESTGQKLANKRDKLKLADRQLAELQDELHTVKEKRDSAQKNYHEFTEKNQEQVRMRLTDAVFARMVVDVRSLLEAMPSEQKAGIDGEFLTAIVEQPNEILKCAMYLFLGYLDGATQFAQSCGGGGTSSDLPWGRNPDEDDRRFAYRCMMQAHRMMKPSQQKHGIAGHIAGHL, encoded by the coding sequence ATGTCTTCACCAAAACAGATGATGGACTTCAAGCCTGTCAAATCAGTCGATGCCAATGTCGGCAACGAACATCAGCGCGACTGGAGCGATGAACTCTTCGAGCGCAAGGCCAAGAATCCCGACCACAACTATGACCGCTCACGCACCGCCTTGAATTTTCAGGTCGGGCCGGGAGGAGTGATAACAACCGTCGACAAATCGCATCGTATCGGCGACAGAGTCGAGGAGATAATCAAAAAACATCTTCGACCGGATGCCCGAGTGACCGCCGTATCCAACCATGCAGTCATGGTCGTATTCGGCGGCAACCGTGAGCGGATGCGTGAGATGGCTTTCGGCTCCCAAGCGCTGAACGAGTATGAGGAGACCAACGGTCATCTTGTGCGGCAACCTGAAATCGAACGATGGGCGAAGGACATCTATGGTTTTGTATGCTGTGAATTCGGAGAGGAAAACGTAGCCTCGTTCATCGTTCATCTTGACGAGACGGGACCACATGCGCATTGTGTGTTCGTGCCGTTGACCGCCGACGGACGCCTCTGCTCAAAGGAGGTTCTCGGAGGCAAGAACAAAATCGAGGCGCGGCAGCACATGAGGGATTTGCACACCCGACTTGCCGAAGTGAACCGTAAATACGGTCTTGACTGTGGCGATGACATCCAAGTGACAGGCGCACGCCATCGCTCGACCGCTGAATACAATCGCGACCTTCATCGTGAAAACGCCCAGCTCGAAACTCTTATAAGTGACAAGTCAGGGCAGTTGGGCCAACTTGAAGAACAAATCAAGAAGGCCGAAACGCGCGTCAAAGGTCTTACGACCATGATTGCACATCTTGAAAGGCTGGAAGTCGAACTGAATGACGAGATAGCTCAGTTGGAGTCTGACATAGAGAATGGTGCCGGAAGTGTTTCCGAATTGCGTTGCCGTATCGCTTCTCTTGAATCCCAGCTTGAATCTACCGGACAGAAACTCGCCAACAAGCGCGACAAGCTCAAGCTCGCTGACCGGCAACTTGCCGAACTGCAGGATGAGCTGCACACCGTCAAGGAGAAGCGAGACTCGGCGCAAAAGAATTACCACGAATTTACTGAAAAGAATCAGGAGCAGGTGCGCATGAGGCTCACTGATGCCGTCTTTGCCAGAATGGTTGTCGATGTGCGTTCACTGCTGGAAGCTATGCCGTCGGAACAGAAAGCAGGGATTGATGGAGAATTTCTGACAGCAATCGTCGAACAGCCCAACGAGATTTTGAAGTGTGCGATGTATCTATTCCTCGGCTACCTCGATGGTGCAACCCAATTCGCCCAGTCATGCGGTGGCGGAGGCACCTCATCAGACCTCCCATGGGGACGCAATCCGGATGAAGACGACCGCCGCTTCGCCTACCGCTGCATGATGCAAGCTCACCGAATGATGAAACCCTCTCAGCAAAAACACGGTATAGCAGGACATATAGCAGGACATCTGTGA